A region from the Polyangiaceae bacterium genome encodes:
- a CDS encoding class I SAM-dependent methyltransferase — MRAHRLRAGELNLEHMRATAQHAAMGKLSAHVEDLSLTGAALVVHGAAASAGLVLVGDRLEKLRLECREGTIYRGTASVRRVMEREDDLVIGIELESRGIDLGLVYRFGSRHGFADRLSAVLSANETARIFSEFKAWVADFRSYLLTTKAFLDAEERALDGMDLLSREQTLQAYQEEVSPILVERLNAASAELSDFASRLSEDQHSHYRAYFRAHVIPLLCASPLLRRAYEKPLGYAGDYEMMNMLYRDHAEGDSLFSKVINIYAAQEPAARANINRLEYLGARIREMALEKDGRIRIASIGCGPAREITKLLEEQPRLGPRLEIALIDQEDRAITFAERTLGPLAAKHGARVQFIKESVRRLLTTKKLSAALGERDFIYSAGLFDYLNQRSVTALMSALYEALIPGGQLAIGNVAAHNPTRFFMEYALDWFLIHRSPEDLLAFAQALDPTPSRMMVDSEPLGVNLFLRLWK, encoded by the coding sequence ATGCGCGCGCACCGCCTGCGGGCGGGAGAGCTCAACCTGGAGCACATGCGGGCCACGGCTCAGCACGCTGCCATGGGCAAGCTCTCCGCCCACGTGGAAGATCTGTCGCTCACCGGCGCCGCCCTCGTGGTGCATGGCGCGGCGGCATCCGCCGGCCTGGTGCTGGTCGGGGATCGCCTGGAAAAGCTGCGCCTGGAATGCCGCGAAGGCACCATCTACCGCGGCACTGCCTCCGTGCGCCGGGTGATGGAGCGGGAGGACGACCTGGTGATCGGCATCGAGCTCGAGTCTCGCGGGATCGATCTCGGCCTCGTGTATCGCTTCGGCTCGCGCCATGGATTCGCGGATCGTCTCAGCGCCGTGCTCTCGGCCAACGAGACGGCGCGCATCTTCAGCGAGTTCAAGGCATGGGTAGCGGACTTTCGCTCCTACCTGCTCACCACCAAGGCGTTCCTGGACGCGGAAGAGCGCGCCCTCGACGGGATGGACCTGCTCTCCCGCGAGCAGACGCTGCAGGCATATCAAGAAGAGGTGTCGCCCATCCTCGTGGAGCGGCTGAACGCGGCTTCGGCGGAGCTGTCGGACTTCGCGTCGCGCCTGTCGGAAGACCAGCACTCGCACTACCGCGCATACTTTCGCGCGCACGTGATCCCGCTCTTGTGTGCCTCCCCTCTGTTGCGCCGCGCCTACGAGAAGCCTCTGGGCTACGCGGGCGACTACGAGATGATGAACATGCTGTACCGGGATCACGCCGAGGGAGACTCGCTGTTCTCCAAGGTGATCAACATCTACGCAGCGCAGGAGCCGGCAGCGCGGGCCAACATCAATCGCCTCGAATACCTCGGCGCCCGCATTCGCGAGATGGCGCTCGAGAAGGACGGCCGCATTCGCATCGCCAGCATCGGTTGTGGTCCTGCGCGCGAGATCACCAAGCTGCTCGAAGAGCAGCCACGGCTCGGGCCTCGCCTCGAGATCGCGCTCATCGACCAGGAGGACCGCGCCATCACCTTCGCCGAGCGAACGCTCGGGCCGTTGGCGGCCAAACACGGCGCGCGCGTTCAGTTCATCAAGGAGTCCGTGCGGCGGCTGCTCACCACCAAGAAGCTCTCTGCGGCACTTGGCGAGCGGGACTTCATCTACAGCGCAGGGCTCTTCGACTACCTGAACCAGCGGAGCGTGACCGCGTTGATGTCGGCCTTGTATGAGGCCTTGATCCCCGGAGGGCAGCTCGCGATTGGAAACGTGGCCGCCCACAACCCCACGCGCTTCTTCATGGAGTACGCTCTGGATTGGTTCTTGATCCACCGTTCACCGGAGGACCTGCTCGCGTTTGCGCAAGCTCTCGACCCGACACCTTCGCGCATGATGGTGGATTCCGAGCCTCTGGGTGTGAATCTGTTCCTACGCCTCTGGAAATGA
- a CDS encoding histidine phosphatase family protein, translating into MRILLVRHGESAGNVDPSVHARMADHAIPLSERGREQARVAGEKLDAHFREVYGSPAERPPIRLWVSPYKRTRETGAGIVETAGQWLMDSREHVLLCEQQFGLFDGVPDEELPIRFPNESAHYDKCCRFEGKFWARMPLGESRFDVALRVHQAFGTFQRDAEDHDIHDIVVICHGVTLRAFVMMWCHRSPEWFEDERNPNNCAVRLIDGDGDQGYMFEGFPRREP; encoded by the coding sequence GTGCGTATCTTGCTCGTACGTCACGGGGAGTCCGCGGGGAACGTCGATCCATCGGTGCACGCTCGCATGGCAGATCACGCGATCCCGCTCTCCGAGCGTGGGCGCGAGCAGGCGCGCGTCGCCGGCGAGAAGCTCGATGCGCACTTTCGCGAGGTGTACGGCTCGCCTGCGGAACGGCCACCCATTCGTCTATGGGTGAGCCCTTACAAGCGCACCCGGGAGACGGGCGCGGGGATCGTCGAAACGGCGGGGCAGTGGCTGATGGACTCGCGGGAGCACGTGCTCTTGTGCGAACAGCAGTTCGGCCTGTTCGACGGCGTACCGGATGAAGAGCTGCCCATCCGCTTTCCGAACGAGTCCGCTCACTACGACAAATGCTGCCGCTTCGAAGGAAAGTTTTGGGCTCGCATGCCGCTCGGAGAGAGCCGCTTCGACGTGGCGCTTCGCGTGCACCAAGCCTTCGGCACCTTCCAACGGGACGCGGAGGATCACGACATCCATGACATCGTCGTCATCTGTCACGGCGTCACGCTGCGCGCCTTCGTCATGATGTGGTGCCACCGCTCGCCGGAGTGGTTCGAGGACGAGCGGAACCCCAATAACTGCGCCGTCCGACTGATCGACGGTGACGGCGACCAGGGTTACATGTTCGAGGGTTTTCCCCGGCGCGAGCCCTGA
- a CDS encoding radical SAM protein: protein MSDAELRSGLVFAEARLSSVAAHDGALHVVFELPSGKEITFALDTSGPKGPFPTCPELSYRSTSVPYSEIAPVGRALADFIVGAARNLPVRELVARWLTEASSLDASFDALVGHPERSLTVADHVAPELADARPCTLPWTRLELGFGASVGPCCADFQAAPQTASGSFAELWHAPHMRAFRRALSAGGPPRTCSPSCPRLRGRSDSLAQLVLRGGPAPFVENQRHALNAILAGSELPAGTPLELVISTTSHCNYDCLMCHFGAEGSLADELPQSFYDSLTELLPGLARLEALGGEPLSSPVFREFLASGALPAHAKVALTTNGSYLTPKELERLSGVSFEHVTVSLNAASAETYARVNRGLPMTRIRENLAALRERVEAVTYSMVLLRENLTEIEAFAALAERDGVGVRFMLPMHDRNGQSIMTDAEIMRDVERRLRLVAKRLGARDAARALGEAEVLSDRLARGVIRALPDDLVELRRPSAV from the coding sequence ATGAGCGACGCTGAGCTTCGCTCGGGCCTCGTCTTCGCCGAGGCACGACTTTCGAGTGTTGCTGCGCACGATGGCGCGCTTCACGTCGTCTTCGAGCTGCCCAGCGGCAAGGAGATCACTTTCGCCCTCGACACCTCGGGTCCAAAGGGCCCGTTCCCCACGTGTCCGGAGCTCAGCTATCGCAGCACGTCCGTCCCCTATTCCGAGATCGCTCCCGTGGGTCGCGCGCTGGCCGATTTCATTGTCGGGGCGGCGCGGAACCTCCCGGTCCGAGAGCTCGTCGCGCGCTGGCTCACAGAAGCGTCCAGCCTCGACGCGTCGTTCGACGCGTTGGTCGGCCATCCCGAACGGAGCCTGACGGTCGCCGATCACGTCGCGCCGGAGCTCGCCGACGCGCGCCCTTGCACGTTGCCCTGGACCCGGCTCGAGCTCGGCTTCGGCGCGAGCGTCGGACCGTGCTGCGCGGACTTCCAGGCTGCTCCTCAGACGGCCAGCGGCAGCTTCGCGGAGCTGTGGCACGCCCCGCACATGCGCGCTTTTCGCCGCGCCTTGTCCGCCGGCGGCCCTCCACGGACCTGCAGCCCAAGCTGTCCACGGCTCCGCGGTCGCTCCGACTCCCTGGCCCAGCTCGTGCTCCGCGGCGGCCCGGCGCCCTTCGTCGAGAATCAGCGCCACGCCCTGAACGCCATCCTCGCGGGCAGCGAGCTGCCCGCCGGCACGCCCCTCGAGCTCGTGATCTCGACCACCAGTCACTGCAACTACGATTGCCTGATGTGTCACTTCGGCGCGGAAGGCTCCCTCGCCGACGAGCTACCCCAGAGCTTCTACGACTCCCTCACGGAGCTCCTGCCCGGCCTCGCTCGGCTCGAGGCCCTGGGCGGCGAGCCGCTCTCTTCGCCCGTGTTCCGTGAGTTCCTCGCCAGCGGCGCGCTCCCCGCCCACGCGAAGGTCGCGCTCACCACCAACGGCAGCTACCTCACGCCCAAGGAGCTCGAGCGCCTTTCCGGCGTGAGCTTCGAGCACGTCACCGTGAGCTTGAACGCCGCCAGCGCGGAGACCTACGCGCGCGTCAACCGCGGACTGCCCATGACGCGCATTCGAGAGAACCTTGCCGCCCTGCGCGAGCGCGTCGAAGCCGTCACCTACAGCATGGTGCTCCTGCGGGAGAACCTGACGGAGATCGAGGCCTTTGCCGCGCTGGCGGAGCGCGACGGCGTGGGCGTCCGTTTCATGTTGCCGATGCACGACCGCAACGGGCAGAGCATCATGACGGACGCCGAAATCATGCGCGACGTGGAGCGACGTCTGCGTTTGGTGGCGAAGCGACTCGGCGCGCGGGATGCCGCGCGGGCCCTCGGCGAAGCGGAAGTGCTGTCCGACAGGCTGGCCCGCGGCGTGATCCGGGCATTGCCGGATGACCTCGTCGAGCTCCGACGTCCGTCCGCGGTGTGA
- a CDS encoding TVP38/TMEM64 family protein has product MLAVVLLLVVSHQLGILQRFAEPAELKRTLVELGPWGYVAFIAAYTLLQPFGIPGTVFVWAAALIWPWPVAFALSMVGTLGASVVGFSFARFVARDWIAMRIPARFKKYDEALAKRAFLTVFTLRIIFWMPPLLHAFFGVSKVRFSTHFWGSFAGYLLPLFLVSFFGERLFEAAKAVSVETWVGVGFAVLTTVLVVWLHRRRATNATGA; this is encoded by the coding sequence GTGCTGGCGGTGGTGCTCTTGCTCGTCGTGAGCCACCAGCTCGGCATCCTGCAGCGCTTCGCGGAGCCGGCAGAGCTCAAGCGCACCCTGGTGGAGCTCGGCCCCTGGGGTTACGTCGCGTTCATCGCCGCGTACACGCTGCTGCAGCCCTTCGGCATCCCGGGTACGGTGTTCGTGTGGGCGGCGGCGTTGATCTGGCCGTGGCCCGTCGCCTTCGCGCTGTCCATGGTGGGCACCCTGGGCGCCAGCGTCGTCGGCTTCTCGTTCGCGCGTTTCGTGGCGCGGGATTGGATCGCGATGCGCATTCCCGCGCGCTTCAAGAAGTACGACGAAGCGCTGGCCAAGCGCGCCTTTCTCACGGTGTTCACTCTGCGCATCATCTTTTGGATGCCGCCGCTGCTCCACGCCTTCTTCGGGGTCTCCAAGGTGCGCTTCTCGACGCACTTCTGGGGCTCTTTCGCGGGCTACCTGCTGCCGCTGTTCTTGGTGAGCTTCTTCGGGGAGCGGCTGTTCGAAGCCGCCAAGGCCGTCTCCGTGGAGACCTGGGTCGGCGTGGGCTTTGCGGTCCTGACGACAGTGCTGGTGGTGTGGCTGCACCGCCGCCGCGCGACGAACGCCACCGGGGCGTGA
- a CDS encoding site-specific DNA-methyltransferase, which produces MTDGVVLDSAESFRLTHPGSVPAPRLAQAGPAYGVSHGDAVAFLRTLATESVDLVVTDPAYESLEKHRARGTTTRLKHSKASSNDWFSIFPNSRFGELFREVHRVLRPNTHFYLFCDQETMFVAKPIAEEAGFRFWKPIVWDKVAIGMGYHYRSRYELILFFEKGKRKLLDLSTPDIITERRIRGGYPAEKPSAVAEVLIRQSSLPGDLVVDPFSGSGSTGVAAVREGRHFLGTDLCREAVAIAGRRLEEAGGQADSGLLASRLR; this is translated from the coding sequence ATGACGGACGGCGTGGTCTTGGACTCCGCGGAGAGCTTTCGACTCACCCATCCCGGCAGCGTGCCTGCCCCCCGGTTGGCCCAAGCCGGTCCCGCGTATGGGGTGAGCCATGGGGATGCCGTAGCCTTCCTCCGCACCTTGGCGACCGAAAGCGTGGATCTGGTGGTGACGGACCCCGCCTACGAGTCCCTGGAGAAGCATCGCGCCCGCGGCACCACGACACGGCTCAAGCACAGCAAGGCCAGCAGCAACGACTGGTTTTCGATCTTTCCCAATTCCCGTTTCGGCGAGCTGTTCCGAGAAGTCCACCGCGTGCTGCGACCGAACACGCACTTCTACCTGTTCTGCGACCAGGAAACGATGTTCGTGGCCAAGCCCATCGCGGAGGAAGCCGGCTTTCGCTTCTGGAAGCCCATCGTGTGGGACAAGGTGGCGATCGGCATGGGCTACCACTACCGCTCGCGCTACGAGCTCATCCTGTTCTTCGAGAAGGGCAAGCGGAAGCTCTTGGACCTGTCCACGCCCGACATCATCACCGAGCGACGCATTCGCGGCGGGTATCCGGCGGAGAAGCCCAGCGCCGTGGCAGAGGTCCTCATCCGCCAGAGCAGCCTGCCCGGGGACTTGGTGGTGGATCCGTTTTCTGGTTCCGGCTCCACCGGCGTAGCGGCGGTGCGGGAGGGACGGCACTTCCTGGGCACGGACCTGTGTCGGGAGGCGGTCGCCATCGCGGGAAGACGGCTGGAAGAGGCGGGGGGCCAGGCAGACAGCGGGCTCTTGGCCTCACGCCTCCGGTAG
- a CDS encoding acyl-CoA dehydrogenase family protein, whose amino-acid sequence MDFSESPKVRTVRESVREFMQKEVFPLEPELGRDGFVPLLPKLQKVRERAKQTGLWAAHIPEDQGGAGLSLTEFAHMSEELGRCPIGHYVFNCQAPDVGNMEILMEHGTEEQKERFLRPLIRGEARSCFTMTEPEFAGSNPVWMGTTAKKDGDDWVIRGHKWFSTGAEGSAFAICMAVTDPDAEPHARASMIIVPTDTPGFERICNLSIMGHRGGDWASHAEVSYQDARVPQKNILGGEGMGFVIAQQRLGPGRIHHCMRWIGICERALDILCRHAATRELAPGKPLGSKQMVQQWIAESRAEIHAARLMVLHAAWKIEHEGVYAAREEISLIKFTVARTLGRVLDRAIQGLGGLGMTDDTPLAYWYAHERAARIYDGADEVHIEAVARRILKGYGIQIKTG is encoded by the coding sequence ATGGATTTCTCCGAATCCCCCAAGGTCCGCACCGTGCGCGAGAGCGTTCGCGAGTTCATGCAGAAGGAAGTGTTTCCGCTGGAGCCGGAGCTCGGGCGCGACGGCTTCGTGCCGCTCTTGCCCAAGCTCCAGAAGGTGCGCGAGCGCGCCAAGCAGACCGGTCTGTGGGCGGCGCACATTCCCGAGGACCAAGGCGGCGCAGGGCTGTCGCTCACGGAGTTCGCGCACATGAGCGAAGAGCTCGGGCGCTGTCCCATCGGGCACTACGTGTTCAATTGCCAGGCGCCGGACGTCGGCAACATGGAAATCTTGATGGAGCACGGCACCGAGGAGCAGAAGGAGCGCTTCCTGCGCCCGCTGATCCGCGGCGAGGCCCGCAGCTGCTTCACCATGACGGAGCCCGAGTTCGCCGGTTCGAACCCGGTGTGGATGGGCACCACCGCCAAGAAAGACGGCGACGATTGGGTGATCCGCGGCCACAAGTGGTTTTCCACCGGCGCCGAGGGCTCCGCCTTCGCCATCTGCATGGCCGTCACGGATCCGGACGCCGAGCCCCACGCCCGCGCCAGCATGATCATCGTGCCCACGGACACGCCCGGCTTCGAGCGCATCTGCAATCTCTCGATCATGGGTCACCGCGGCGGGGACTGGGCCAGCCACGCCGAGGTCAGCTACCAAGATGCCCGCGTGCCGCAGAAGAACATCCTCGGCGGCGAGGGCATGGGCTTCGTGATCGCGCAGCAGCGCCTGGGCCCGGGTCGCATCCACCACTGCATGCGGTGGATCGGCATCTGCGAGCGCGCGCTCGACATCTTGTGCCGCCACGCGGCCACCCGGGAGCTCGCGCCGGGCAAGCCCCTCGGCTCCAAGCAGATGGTGCAGCAGTGGATCGCCGAGAGTCGCGCGGAGATCCACGCGGCGCGCCTGATGGTGCTGCACGCCGCCTGGAAGATCGAGCACGAAGGCGTGTACGCCGCGCGGGAAGAGATCTCGCTCATCAAATTCACGGTGGCGCGCACGCTGGGGCGCGTGCTCGATCGCGCGATCCAGGGCCTCGGCGGCTTGGGCATGACGGACGACACGCCGCTCGCCTACTGGTACGCCCACGAGCGCGCCGCGCGCATCTACGACGGCGCCGACGAAGTGCACATCGAGGCCGTCGCGCGTCGCATCCTCAAGGGCTACGGCATCCAGATCAAGACGGGTTGA
- a CDS encoding response regulator gives MSGLVLFVDDDEANLVVCEAALGDDFDVQTASSAADALKVFEERDVAVLVTDQRMPGVTGVELCEQVKERSPDTIRILITAYSDLKAAIDAINRGQVRRYLKKPWEPDELAAEIRDALHLYEMTGQLRRMERRLVETERLYALGVVAAGIAHELRNPLGVALSNLEILRGAVAETKRAIEGGSADPRRVAALVKEIDDSVADTRFAMDRIMDVVRGIEMPARPAASKPELVDLANVVRMTLQLVNREIVKRASVELDARGPHTVTGSASKLGQIVLNLVVNALQALGDRPYHENKISILIRNAGGKVELDVADNGPGIPEGALKRIFDPFYTTKEEAGTGLGLAISKTIAQEHGGDLTAENLSSGGARFRLSLPATE, from the coding sequence GTGAGTGGTTTGGTGTTGTTCGTCGATGACGACGAGGCCAACCTCGTCGTTTGTGAAGCCGCCCTGGGCGACGACTTCGACGTGCAGACCGCGAGCAGCGCCGCCGACGCACTGAAGGTGTTCGAAGAGCGTGACGTCGCCGTGCTGGTCACCGATCAGCGCATGCCCGGCGTCACCGGCGTGGAGCTGTGTGAGCAGGTCAAGGAGCGCTCCCCCGATACCATTCGCATCCTGATCACCGCGTACTCCGACCTGAAGGCCGCCATCGATGCGATCAACCGCGGTCAGGTGCGGCGCTATCTGAAAAAACCGTGGGAACCCGACGAGTTGGCGGCGGAAATTCGCGATGCACTGCACCTGTATGAAATGACAGGTCAGCTGCGCCGCATGGAGCGCCGTCTGGTGGAGACCGAGCGGCTCTATGCCCTCGGGGTCGTCGCGGCTGGAATCGCCCACGAGCTGCGCAATCCGCTGGGGGTCGCCCTCAGCAATCTGGAGATCCTCCGGGGTGCCGTGGCCGAAACCAAGCGCGCCATCGAGGGCGGCTCGGCGGATCCGCGACGTGTGGCCGCGCTGGTGAAGGAGATCGACGACTCCGTCGCCGACACTCGCTTCGCCATGGACCGCATCATGGATGTGGTGCGCGGTATCGAGATGCCCGCGCGGCCGGCGGCCAGCAAGCCGGAGCTCGTGGATCTGGCCAATGTGGTTCGCATGACGCTGCAGCTGGTGAACCGCGAAATCGTGAAGCGAGCCAGCGTGGAGCTGGACGCCCGGGGGCCCCACACGGTGACGGGATCCGCCTCGAAGCTCGGGCAAATAGTCCTCAATTTGGTCGTCAACGCGTTGCAGGCCCTGGGAGACCGCCCGTACCACGAGAACAAGATCTCGATCTTGATTCGAAACGCCGGCGGCAAAGTGGAGCTGGACGTCGCGGACAACGGGCCCGGCATTCCAGAGGGCGCGTTGAAGCGGATCTTCGATCCGTTCTACACGACCAAGGAGGAAGCCGGCACGGGTCTGGGTCTGGCGATCTCCAAGACCATCGCGCAGGAGCACGGCGGGGATCTGACTGCGGAGAACCTCTCCAGCGGGGGCGCGCGCTTCCGCCTCTCGCTGCCCGCTACAGAATGA
- a CDS encoding response regulator → MKAARETGDRFEAELAGRNVSGARLGYLLSAVLMPAGFTLDFAMAPSHVGEFLVIRLLSALVALVLLAVSYAPVAIRRPVILAAGPPLVCGAGIEAMILRLEGADSPYYAGLNLCILAIGVLYTLHWRHALAISFAVMFLWLAPAVVEASQGRLHYREFFNNFYFIALTMVISVASTVIRFRSARREFDARAEVESTSVELAGTLERLRELDRMKNEFFANISHELRTPLTLILSPVEDLLSRNPPEQEKAALGIVRRNAQRLLRLIDDLLDLARLDAGGLRLRVAEVDLAEMARRIVDGAQPTALSRGISLTLDAPAQSPDLWGDPHRLEMILTNLVGNALKFTPEGGHVEVCVKDHGHEYELCVRDDGEGIASEDQERIFERFYQVEGSERRRHQGAGIGLALARELARLHDGDLVVESSPGQGALFRMRLPRGREHFRPEVLERRRVSKESHPQRRSSDSVRASFASIPDRAREVVTRDEEQPIRLDRGRRAKILVVEDETDLREFVERSLQGEFEVISAADGRQALDIVRADRPDLVLTDVMMPVVSGTDLCRTIKSDRSLKATPVIMLTARSGSDATLEGYSAGADDFVTKPFHTRVLLARIRAQLKLRAMSLQLADQAQLTTAGTLAAGIAHEVKNPLNAILNAARVLKRAGQSKKVSSEKLLNVVEEGAGRIMDIVAVLEEHVRPAEGVAASACDISEGIESSLRLLEHKIGDVTVHRDYGAGLRVLAPARQMNQVFLNLLDNALRAGPKNLWVRTARAPGGIRVSISDDGPGVDPQIVALIFEPFFTTRPAGEGTGLGLYLCRRIVDDCGGLVSYQPREGGGAEFVIELPAMEAAA, encoded by the coding sequence ATGAAAGCCGCCCGGGAAACGGGCGACCGCTTCGAAGCAGAGCTGGCTGGCCGAAACGTATCCGGCGCCCGCCTCGGCTATCTGCTTTCTGCGGTTCTCATGCCCGCGGGATTCACGCTGGACTTCGCCATGGCGCCGAGCCATGTGGGCGAGTTCTTGGTCATTCGCCTGCTGTCGGCGCTGGTGGCCTTGGTGCTCTTGGCCGTGTCGTATGCCCCCGTCGCCATTCGGCGCCCGGTCATCCTCGCGGCGGGGCCGCCGCTGGTGTGCGGCGCCGGCATCGAAGCCATGATCCTTCGGCTGGAGGGCGCAGACTCGCCGTACTACGCGGGACTGAACCTGTGCATCCTGGCCATTGGCGTGCTGTACACGCTGCACTGGCGTCACGCGTTGGCCATCAGCTTCGCAGTGATGTTCCTGTGGTTGGCGCCCGCGGTCGTGGAGGCGAGCCAGGGGCGCCTGCACTATCGCGAGTTCTTCAACAACTTCTACTTCATCGCGCTCACGATGGTGATCTCCGTGGCCTCCACGGTCATTCGCTTTCGCTCGGCTCGACGCGAGTTCGATGCGCGCGCCGAGGTGGAGAGCACTTCGGTGGAGCTTGCGGGGACCTTGGAACGCCTGCGCGAGCTCGACCGCATGAAGAACGAGTTCTTCGCCAACATCTCCCATGAGCTCCGCACGCCCCTCACGCTGATCCTGAGCCCAGTGGAGGACCTGCTGTCGCGCAACCCGCCGGAGCAGGAGAAGGCGGCCCTCGGCATCGTGCGCCGAAACGCGCAGCGCCTGCTCCGCTTGATCGACGACCTGTTGGATCTCGCTCGGCTGGACGCCGGCGGTCTGCGTCTGCGCGTCGCCGAGGTGGATCTCGCCGAGATGGCACGTCGGATCGTGGACGGCGCTCAGCCCACGGCGCTCAGTCGGGGCATTTCGCTCACCCTGGACGCTCCCGCGCAAAGCCCCGATCTGTGGGGCGATCCCCATCGGCTCGAGATGATCCTGACCAACCTGGTGGGCAACGCCCTCAAGTTCACGCCTGAGGGCGGCCACGTGGAGGTGTGCGTCAAGGACCACGGCCACGAATACGAGCTGTGCGTGCGGGACGACGGCGAGGGCATCGCTTCCGAGGACCAAGAGCGGATCTTCGAGCGCTTCTACCAGGTGGAGGGCTCCGAGCGCCGCAGGCACCAGGGGGCGGGCATCGGCCTGGCCCTGGCCCGAGAGCTGGCGCGGCTCCACGACGGCGACTTGGTGGTGGAGAGCAGTCCGGGGCAGGGTGCGCTGTTTCGCATGCGCCTGCCGCGGGGCCGAGAGCACTTCCGCCCCGAGGTGCTGGAGCGGCGGCGGGTGAGCAAGGAATCGCATCCCCAGCGGCGGTCGTCGGACAGCGTGCGCGCGTCTTTCGCCAGCATTCCAGACCGCGCCCGAGAGGTCGTGACACGGGACGAGGAGCAGCCGATCCGATTGGATCGTGGTCGTCGGGCCAAGATCCTGGTCGTGGAGGACGAAACCGACCTGCGCGAGTTCGTGGAGCGCTCGCTGCAAGGCGAGTTCGAAGTGATCTCCGCAGCAGACGGACGGCAGGCCCTGGACATCGTTCGCGCGGATCGACCGGACCTCGTGCTCACGGACGTGATGATGCCCGTCGTGAGCGGTACCGACTTGTGTCGTACCATCAAGAGCGACCGCTCGTTGAAGGCCACGCCGGTGATCATGCTCACGGCGCGCTCCGGCTCCGACGCGACACTGGAAGGCTACTCCGCGGGTGCGGATGACTTCGTCACCAAGCCCTTTCACACCCGCGTGCTGCTGGCGCGGATCCGCGCTCAGCTGAAGCTACGTGCCATGAGTCTGCAGCTGGCAGATCAGGCGCAGCTCACCACCGCCGGGACGCTCGCCGCGGGCATCGCTCACGAGGTGAAAAACCCGCTGAACGCCATCCTGAACGCCGCGCGCGTGCTCAAGCGCGCAGGGCAGAGCAAGAAGGTTTCCAGCGAGAAGCTCTTGAACGTGGTGGAAGAAGGCGCCGGCCGCATCATGGACATCGTGGCCGTACTGGAGGAGCACGTGCGGCCCGCAGAAGGCGTAGCTGCTTCCGCCTGCGACATCTCCGAGGGCATCGAGTCCTCCTTGCGGCTCCTGGAGCACAAGATTGGAGACGTGACGGTTCATCGCGACTACGGCGCGGGCCTGCGCGTGCTCGCGCCTGCACGTCAGATGAACCAGGTCTTCTTGAACCTGCTCGACAACGCCCTCCGAGCAGGACCCAAAAACCTCTGGGTCCGAACGGCACGGGCTCCTGGCGGCATACGTGTCAGTATTTCCGACGACGGCCCGGGCGTGGATCCTCAGATTGTGGCGCTGATTTTCGAGCCGTTCTTCACCACTCGTCCAGCCGGGGAAGGCACCGGTTTGGGGTTGTACCTGTGTCGCAGGATCGTCGATGATTGTGGCGGATTGGTGAGCTACCAACCACGTGAGGGTGGGGGAGCCGAGTTCGTGATAGAGCTGCCTGCGATGGAGGCCGCTGCGTGA
- a CDS encoding response regulator has product MRTVSLTSHEVARLIRVSPSTVLSWIDKGLLPAYRTPGGHRRIDSVALLRFLREHQMPIPKDLAPVSRLLIIDDDDAFLRTAKRLLKRYAPELEVEIAEGAVDGLLKVGTFRPDAVLLDAYMPGIDGVEVCRRLQASPETRHIVVVALTGNPSPEMERSFRSAGAAAWLVKPLETHHLLAALGIERAHEVAS; this is encoded by the coding sequence GTGAGAACCGTATCCCTCACCTCCCATGAGGTCGCCCGCCTCATCCGGGTCAGCCCCTCCACGGTGCTGTCCTGGATCGACAAAGGCCTTCTGCCTGCCTACCGGACGCCCGGAGGACACCGGCGGATCGACTCGGTGGCGTTGCTCCGCTTCTTGCGCGAGCACCAGATGCCGATCCCCAAGGACCTTGCGCCCGTATCCCGACTGTTGATCATCGACGACGACGACGCCTTCCTCCGCACGGCGAAGCGCCTGCTCAAGCGCTACGCGCCGGAGCTCGAGGTGGAAATCGCCGAAGGCGCCGTGGATGGCCTGCTGAAGGTCGGAACCTTCCGCCCGGATGCCGTGCTGCTCGACGCCTACATGCCGGGCATCGATGGCGTGGAGGTGTGTCGTCGTCTGCAAGCTTCTCCCGAAACTCGGCACATCGTCGTCGTCGCCCTCACCGGCAATCCATCACCAGAAATGGAACGGAGCTTCCGTTCCGCAGGCGCCGCCGCCTGGTTGGTCAAGCCTCTCGAAACCCACCATCTGCTCGCCGCTCTCGGTATCGAGAGAGCTCACGAGGTAGCCTCATGA